One region of Myxococcus xanthus genomic DNA includes:
- a CDS encoding LysR substrate-binding domain-containing protein, which translates to MELRHLRYFSAVADTLHFGRAARRVHVSQPTLSQQIRQLEEELGAPLFERARSGVRLTQAGELFRTYASRALEDVDAGRVAVGALRGLTTGALRVGYPPSMRGVVLPALAAVLRRHSGLVLSAEEAVVRRVERRLADGRLDVGLGYAPARSPDLEAEPVFDSKLALVVAKGHPLAKLETVGAKPLAQEPFALLSRGLRVRARVDAWFAAIRIAPHVALESNAVATVLATVRAGLAVTVLPEPQLADAAGLAVKRLSPAPRAELAALLWRKGAPRTPAAELFAAEVRGARRPSRR; encoded by the coding sequence ATGGAACTGCGCCACCTCCGCTACTTCTCCGCCGTCGCGGACACCCTGCACTTCGGGCGGGCCGCCAGGCGCGTCCACGTCTCACAGCCCACGCTGTCGCAGCAGATTCGCCAGCTCGAGGAGGAGCTCGGCGCGCCCCTCTTCGAGCGCGCCCGGAGCGGCGTGCGCCTGACGCAGGCGGGCGAGCTGTTCCGCACCTACGCATCACGAGCGCTGGAGGACGTGGACGCGGGCAGGGTCGCCGTGGGCGCGCTGCGAGGCCTCACCACCGGCGCCCTGCGCGTGGGCTACCCGCCCAGCATGCGAGGCGTCGTGCTGCCCGCGCTCGCCGCCGTGCTGCGAAGGCACTCGGGCTTGGTGCTGAGCGCGGAGGAAGCCGTGGTGCGGCGGGTGGAGCGGCGGCTGGCGGATGGCCGTCTGGACGTGGGGTTGGGCTACGCCCCCGCGCGCTCACCGGACCTGGAGGCGGAGCCCGTCTTCGACAGCAAGCTGGCGCTGGTGGTCGCCAAGGGACATCCCCTGGCGAAGCTGGAGACCGTGGGCGCGAAGCCCCTGGCCCAGGAGCCCTTCGCGCTGCTCTCCCGAGGGTTGCGCGTGCGAGCCCGCGTGGATGCCTGGTTCGCCGCCATCCGGATTGCGCCGCATGTCGCGTTGGAGTCGAACGCCGTGGCCACGGTGCTGGCCACCGTTCGCGCGGGGCTCGCGGTGACGGTGCTCCCGGAGCCTCAACTCGCGGACGCCGCGGGGCTGGCGGTGAAGCGGCTCTCCCCTGCGCCCCGGGCCGAACTTGCGGCGCTCCTGTGGCGAAAAGGCGCGCCGCGCACGCCCGCCGCGGAACTGTTCGCGGCCGAGGTGCGCGGCGCCAGACGCCCGAGCAGACGATGA
- a CDS encoding aldehyde dehydrogenase family protein: MASVVPAYAEWSNLERRIRALVPEAFDPTGRVLNLIAGEWGHPGKGKPYLSPVDGTVLGRLPMIDANTARVAASAAAAEARTWAHQDLDARKERVTQCLSLLREQRELLALILAWEIGKPVPQARVSVDRCISGVEWYVSQIEPMVEGRRPLGLISNIASWNYPLSVLVHAVLVQVLAGNSAIAKTPTDGGLYSLTLCMGLARRCGLPVSLISGSGGQLSDALVRNPEIACLSFVGGKANGRDIAASLYDRNKRYMLEMEGVNAYGIWHFSDWDGLAKQLKKGFEYGKQRCTAYPRFVVERSLMPRFLETYLPVVSALKVGHPLLAESPDGEPPALDFGPLINSQKVEELHGHMSEAEGRGAVPLFAGRLDAERFLPDQDVSAYLAPHALLHVPRNCKLYHGEPFGPVDTLVVVDSEEELIAEMNVSNGSLVASIACDEPDTCKRVSTELRAFKVGHNGPRSRGDRDEVFGGIGGSWKGCFVGGKYLVQAVTEGEPGERLHGNFHDYTQLPDTR, encoded by the coding sequence ATGGCGAGTGTGGTGCCTGCTTACGCGGAGTGGTCCAATCTGGAGCGCCGAATCCGGGCGCTCGTTCCCGAGGCGTTCGACCCGACGGGCCGAGTGCTCAACCTCATCGCGGGTGAATGGGGGCATCCCGGAAAGGGGAAGCCCTACCTGTCCCCGGTTGACGGCACCGTCCTGGGCCGCCTGCCCATGATTGATGCGAACACCGCGCGCGTCGCCGCGAGCGCCGCCGCCGCGGAGGCACGGACCTGGGCCCACCAGGACCTCGATGCGCGCAAGGAGCGCGTCACCCAGTGCCTGTCCCTGCTGCGTGAGCAGCGCGAGCTGTTGGCTCTCATCCTGGCCTGGGAGATTGGCAAGCCGGTGCCACAGGCTCGCGTCAGCGTGGACCGCTGTATCTCTGGCGTGGAGTGGTACGTCTCCCAAATCGAGCCCATGGTGGAGGGCCGCCGTCCGCTGGGGCTCATCTCCAACATCGCTTCATGGAACTACCCACTGTCGGTGCTGGTCCACGCGGTGCTGGTCCAGGTGCTCGCGGGCAACAGCGCCATCGCCAAGACGCCCACGGATGGTGGTCTCTACTCGCTGACGCTCTGCATGGGGCTCGCGCGCCGCTGCGGGCTGCCTGTGTCGCTCATCAGTGGCTCGGGCGGACAGCTCAGCGACGCGCTGGTGCGCAATCCGGAGATCGCCTGCCTGTCCTTCGTGGGCGGCAAGGCGAACGGGCGGGACATCGCCGCCAGCCTCTATGACCGCAACAAGCGCTACATGCTGGAGATGGAAGGGGTGAATGCCTACGGCATCTGGCACTTCAGCGACTGGGACGGGCTGGCGAAGCAGCTCAAGAAGGGCTTCGAGTACGGCAAGCAGCGCTGCACCGCGTACCCGCGCTTCGTCGTGGAGCGGAGCCTGATGCCGCGCTTCCTGGAGACGTACCTGCCCGTCGTCTCCGCCCTGAAGGTGGGGCACCCGCTGCTGGCGGAGTCACCGGATGGCGAGCCTCCCGCGCTCGACTTCGGCCCGCTCATCAACAGCCAGAAGGTCGAGGAGCTTCACGGCCATATGAGTGAGGCAGAGGGCCGCGGCGCCGTGCCCCTCTTCGCCGGGCGGCTGGACGCGGAGCGCTTCCTGCCGGACCAGGACGTCTCCGCGTACCTGGCCCCGCACGCGCTGCTGCACGTGCCGCGCAACTGCAAGCTCTACCACGGCGAGCCCTTCGGCCCCGTGGACACGCTGGTCGTCGTGGACAGCGAGGAGGAGCTCATCGCGGAGATGAACGTGTCCAACGGCTCGCTGGTCGCCTCCATCGCCTGCGACGAGCCCGACACGTGCAAGCGCGTCTCCACCGAGCTGCGGGCCTTCAAGGTCGGCCACAACGGGCCGCGCTCGCGCGGAGACCGGGACGAGGTCTTCGGCGGCATCGGTGGTTCGTGGAAGGGGTGCTTCGTGGGCGGCAAGTACCTGGTCCAGGCCGTCACCGAGGGCGAACCCGGCGAGCGGCTGCACGGCAACTTCCACGACTACACGCAGCTCCCCGACACGCGCTGA
- a CDS encoding serine/threonine-protein kinase, giving the protein MDLRGRGTYGAVYRARHITGTHTVALKLALHARDERFAREAELLSRIHHPAVPRLRASGRWQPAKGPPHPYLAMDWVEGTPLYDWASEHRPTSRQVMALLARLARALEATHAAGGLHRDVKGHNVLVREADGQAFLMDFGSSHYVGAATQTSSPFPPGTPAYRSPEAWRFAAGNSAPPYAPGQADDVFALGVTAFRMITGRYPPSTHPDVAESRFWHTERAQAPSPRDTNGHCCPELSALVSQMLAPSLHARGSARELAEALDSAVARAGSESNVPLMVGGALHSRASAQWKERSVRHRAQRPRWPWVAIIGLGGPLVLSLGWRPRAGAAVEVAPMPTAMSVEATDGGTVAVGDSVFAAPASPIQAPVAWSTIALEMPPRPFPGQTRPDASGRCPRKLQVPINGGCWVKLAVDNLKDCDEDGYVHKGACYGPAFPPTRPATSSPAHCPTRH; this is encoded by the coding sequence ATGGACCTGCGAGGCCGAGGTACCTACGGCGCCGTCTACCGGGCCCGGCACATCACGGGCACGCACACCGTGGCCCTCAAGCTGGCCCTGCATGCCCGGGACGAACGCTTCGCGCGCGAGGCCGAGCTGCTGTCCCGCATCCACCACCCCGCCGTTCCCCGGTTGCGAGCGAGCGGGCGTTGGCAACCCGCCAAGGGACCGCCCCACCCCTACCTCGCGATGGACTGGGTGGAGGGCACACCACTCTACGATTGGGCCAGCGAGCACCGTCCCACGTCGCGGCAGGTGATGGCCCTGCTCGCGAGGCTGGCGCGGGCGCTCGAAGCCACCCACGCGGCCGGGGGGCTGCACCGGGACGTCAAAGGACACAACGTATTGGTACGCGAGGCCGACGGGCAGGCGTTCCTCATGGACTTCGGTTCCAGTCACTACGTGGGTGCCGCGACGCAGACGAGCTCGCCGTTTCCACCAGGGACGCCGGCCTATCGTTCCCCTGAAGCATGGCGCTTCGCGGCGGGTAACTCCGCGCCTCCGTATGCGCCGGGACAGGCGGATGACGTCTTCGCCCTGGGCGTCACCGCGTTCCGGATGATCACGGGGCGGTATCCACCGTCGACGCATCCTGACGTGGCGGAGTCCAGGTTCTGGCACACCGAGCGAGCCCAGGCCCCATCCCCGCGAGACACGAATGGGCACTGCTGCCCGGAGTTGAGCGCGTTGGTGTCGCAGATGCTCGCCCCAAGCCTCCATGCGCGAGGCAGCGCACGCGAGCTGGCGGAGGCTCTGGATTCCGCGGTGGCACGGGCGGGCTCGGAGTCGAATGTGCCACTCATGGTGGGAGGTGCCCTTCACTCCCGAGCATCGGCGCAGTGGAAGGAACGTTCCGTCCGCCATCGGGCCCAACGACCCCGGTGGCCATGGGTGGCCATCATCGGACTTGGAGGCCCCCTGGTACTGAGTCTCGGCTGGCGGCCTCGCGCGGGAGCCGCAGTCGAAGTCGCTCCCATGCCGACTGCGATGTCCGTGGAGGCAACTGACGGCGGCACGGTGGCGGTGGGAGACAGTGTGTTCGCGGCTCCGGCATCTCCCATCCAGGCCCCCGTTGCATGGTCGACCATCGCCCTGGAGATGCCACCCCGCCCCTTTCCGGGGCAGACCCGGCCAGACGCATCAGGACGGTGCCCACGCAAGCTCCAAGTCCCCATCAACGGTGGCTGCTGGGTGAAGCTGGCCGTCGATAACCTGAAGGACTGTGACGAGGATGGGTATGTCCACAAGGGCGCCTGCTATGGCCCCGCCTTTCCCCCTACGCGGCCCGCCACGTCGAGCCCCGCCCACTGTCCTACGCGTCACTGA
- a CDS encoding GNAT family N-acetyltransferase, with product MKPTYTVAAVRNQDELEHILALQQKNLKQALSADEMRSQGFVTVQHDLPALEQMHAMAPSIVARHDGVLVAYALTMPREARALAPVLEPMFALLDSLEFRSKSLRDYRFYVMGQICIDKAHRGQGLFDRLYHQHRDHFRDQFDLIVTEISVRNLRSLRAHERVGFETIHTYRDATDEWAVVAWDWAPPRPPDVTPEGNTR from the coding sequence ATGAAGCCCACCTACACAGTCGCCGCCGTGCGGAACCAGGACGAGTTGGAGCACATCCTGGCGCTGCAACAGAAGAACCTGAAGCAGGCGCTGTCCGCGGACGAGATGCGCTCACAGGGCTTCGTCACGGTTCAGCACGACCTGCCGGCACTGGAGCAGATGCACGCCATGGCGCCCAGCATCGTCGCCCGCCACGATGGAGTGCTGGTGGCCTACGCCCTGACGATGCCGCGCGAGGCCCGCGCGCTGGCCCCCGTCCTGGAGCCCATGTTCGCGCTCCTCGATTCGCTTGAGTTCCGAAGCAAGTCGCTGCGCGACTACCGCTTCTACGTGATGGGGCAGATCTGCATCGACAAGGCGCACCGGGGACAGGGCTTGTTCGACCGGCTCTACCACCAGCACCGGGACCACTTCCGAGATCAGTTCGACCTCATCGTCACCGAGATTTCCGTGCGGAACCTCCGCTCCCTGCGCGCGCACGAGCGGGTCGGCTTCGAGACGATCCACACCTACCGGGACGCGACGGACGAATGGGCCGTGGTCGCCTGGGACTGGGCGCCGCCGCGCCCCCCGGACGTCACGCCCGAGGGGAACACGCGCTGA